AGGCGGCTGGGCGTCAAACAGCAAATATGCGCTTCTTGGAAGCATTCGCTCGTCTGCCCAGATGATAAGTTATGAACTTGCCCTTTCATTTGCAGCAATCGGCGTTGTTATGGTAACAAATTCTTTGAGTCTGGTTGACATAGTCAATTCACAGAAGGCAACAACTTGGAATATATGTTATCAGCCATTGGGTTTTATTATTTATCTGATAGCAGGACTTGCAGAAATAAACAGGATACCATTTGACCTATCAGAAGACGAAGGCACACTTGCCGCAGGCTACCATGTAGAATACAGTTCAATGCGTTTTTCATTTTTTATGCTTGCTGAATATGTGGCAATGGTCTTGATGTCTGTTCTTGCTGTAGTGCTTTTCTTTGGAGGGTGGAGCGGGCCAATACTTCCGCCAATCGCATGGTTTGTAATAAAAGTTGCTGCATTTATATACTTTTTTATGTGGGTAAGGTTCACATTCCCGAGATACCGTTATGACCAGTTGATGACAATAGGCTGGAAGATATTGCTGCCGCTTTCATTGTTGAACATATTGATTACAGGATTATTTGTGATATGAACATTATAAAAAAAATATTTTTCATTGATTTAATCAAGGGCCTTTCCCTGACCTTTAAGTATAATGTGTCAAAGACCATTACCATCCGCTATCCTGATGAAGAGAAATGGATTCCGTATCAGAGGTTCAGGGGGCTGCACACATTAAACAGGGATGAAAAAGGCAGGGAACTATGTGTTGCATGCGAACTCTGCGCAAAGGCGTGTCCTACAAAGTGCATAACCGTTGTGCCAATGGAGGATATGGGGACAGATTTAAAATCTGTCCCCACAGGCATTGCTGACAGGGTTGCAAAGGTATATGAAATTAACCTTGTTCGGTGTATGTTTTGCGGGTTGTGTGAGGAT
This is a stretch of genomic DNA from Deltaproteobacteria bacterium. It encodes these proteins:
- the nuoH gene encoding NADH-quinone oxidoreductase subunit NuoH; this translates as MIDTNTCIELVLITAKVIIVSSILFALPIPLTWIERKVAGHIQLRLGPFRVGWHGILQPVADMIKLMFKEDIIPERADKWLFKLAPIISLVPIFLTFATVPVGENITVLGKEITLYISDMNVGILYILAVAGIGIYGLILGGWASNSKYALLGSIRSSAQMISYELALSFAAIGVVMVTNSLSLVDIVNSQKATTWNICYQPLGFIIYLIAGLAEINRIPFDLSEDEGTLAAGYHVEYSSMRFSFFMLAEYVAMVLMSVLAVVLFFGGWSGPILPPIAWFVIKVAAFIYFFMWVRFTFPRYRYDQLMTIGWKILLPLSLLNILITGLFVI
- a CDS encoding NADH-quinone oxidoreductase subunit I, producing the protein MNIIKKIFFIDLIKGLSLTFKYNVSKTITIRYPDEEKWIPYQRFRGLHTLNRDEKGRELCVACELCAKACPTKCITVVPMEDMGTDLKSVPTGIADRVAKVYEINLVRCMFCGLCEDACPTTAIRMGREYELACFSLDCARADKTRLLAPKEIPVAFEGGYVVKARLERTTEGIKVKPDLTKKKRWW